In Lysinibacillus sp. 2017, the DNA window TTTATTATTTGATCAATGTCAAAAGAAGTATCATTTTTAACAAAACGATTGGCTAAGTAACTTACACCAAAAGTTAAAATAAGGCCAAATACTAAACGAATCAATGTGAATTTCCATGATAAAACAAATGTCATAAAGACAAGCGTCGCAGGATTAATGATAGGATTCCCAATCCAAAAGGCTAAAGCTGCTCCAACTGAGACATTTTTTTTACGAAGACCTACGACTAAAGGTGCAGCACAACAAGTACACATCATGCCAGGTATAGCAGCAAGTCCGGCAATGGCAGTACTACCAAATGTTGTTTTCCCTAGCATTTTAAGAAGCCATTGAGTTGGTAATAATACTTGTATTAAAGAACCAAGCAGTATACCAAGTACAGCTGCCTTCCAAACAGATAAGAAATAAACTTTTGCATAATCCCAAGCTGATTCCCAGGAAAAAGTTATATTTGAAAGGTCTCCTAATATAGAAGAGCCAATAGAGTGTGTATCAGCAGCTACGATTCCCTTTTGATAATAAGGTAACCATTTAACATAAAGTAATCCAGCAGCAGCGATTAATAAAAATAAAGCAATAAACCAGAACGTCTTTCTCTTTGTAGAGCGCTCCGGATGAAGTGTAGTTTTAAAGTCCGACATGGTAACCTCCTAAATAATAAATAATTTTCAAAGACATAATATTATATCATAAAAATACTGTTTTTTTACAAAAGTTTATTTAACCTTTTAAGAACCGTGAATATCATTTATTACTATAAAGTTTTATAATAAAAAATAACGCATAGAAAGGTAGTTGTTTTAATATGACAAATTCAAATAATATAAAACTTACATCATTATCATCAAAAGGAGGTTGTGGGTGTAAAATTGGTCCTGCAGACTTGACAGAAGTTTTACGAAATTTACCACCTGCTTCTCCAAACCCAGATTTATTAGTAGGTTTAGATACTAGTGATGATGCAGGTGTTTATCGTTTAAGTGATGACTTAGCAATAGTTCAAACCGTAGATTTCTTCACACCAATTGTGGACGATCCTTATTCTTTCGGACAAGTTGCTGCAGCAAATGCTATCAGTGATATTTATGCGATGGGCGGAAAACCGTTAACTGCACTAAATATTGTTGCTTTTCCAATAGCAACATTGGACAAGCAAATTTTAACGGATATCTTACGTGGTGCAGGAGATAAGTTAAAAGAAGCAGGAGTTACTCTTGTTGGTGGCCACTCAATTGATGATAAAGAACCAAAATTTGGTCTTGCTGTTACCGGTACTATTCATCCTGATAAGATTCGTACAAACGCAGGTGCAAAACCTGGAGATAAACTTATTTTGACTAAACCAATTGGTGTAGGTATTTTAACTACATCCATTAAACGTGATTTTTTAACAGAGAAAGAAATTGCACAATTGACAAAGGTAATGACAACATTAAATAAAACAGCCTCTGAAACGGCGGATTCCTACGATGTCCATGCTTGTACGGATGTGACTGGTTTTGGTTTACTTGGACATGCTTCAGAGATGGCCAAAGGAAGCCATACAGGACTTCGAATCTATAGTAGCCAAGTACCGGTACTACCTAGGGTTAGAGAGATAGCTGAAAAAGGTGCTATTCCTGGTGGTACAAAAAATAATTATAACCACCTTAAAGGAGACGTTACCTTCCCTGAAACAATGGACCAGATCGATCAATGGATATTATGCGATGCGGTTACATCAGGCGGACTTTTGATCTCAGTTGCAGGTGAAGAAGCGAATAGCTTGTTATCCGATTTACAAAAGGCTGGGGTAGAAGCGGCAATAATTGGAGAAGTAACAGAAGAGAATTCAGGACATATTTTCGTAGTTTAATTTATCGATGTAAAACTAAATCGGCTAATTTGCCGATTTTTTTAATCGAACTTTCAAAGAAACTTTAACGTTTTTTTACACATGCAAAAGAGGTGGAAACATTTTGTTCCAGGATATTTCAATAGAAGAATTACTTTCATTAAAAGATAAAAATAAACTCACATTAATTGATGTGCGTTCTCCATCTGAATATAAAGATGCAACCATTCCTGGTAGTATGAATATACCGTTTTTTAATGATGAAGAAAGAGCAGAAGTCGGAACAATTTATAAACAAGTAAGTGTGGATGCAGCAAAAGAACGCGGTCTGGAAATTGCCTCGGCTAAATTACCCCGTTTCGTAAAACAGTTTGCTGAGCTAGAAGGGAAAAAGGCAGTTTTTTGTTGGCGTGGAGGAATGCGTAGTAGAACTACAGCTACCGTTCTTTCTTTAATGGGTATTAAAGTTTTCCGTTTGGAGGGAGGCTATAGAACCTATCGTAATTGGGTAGTAAATCAGCTCGAATCGTTAGAATTGAAACCAAAAGCCTATGTATTAAATGGATATACTGGCACAGGGAAAACAATAATCTTACACCATCTAAATGATGAAGGGTATCCAACTTTAGATCTTGAAGGTATGGCGAACCATAGAGGGTCTGTCTTTGGTCAAATTGGTTTGGAGCCAAGTAATCAAAAAAGGTTTGATGCCTTACTTTATGAAAATATTAAACGCGTACAAAAATCACCATTCGTTTTCCTAGAAGGTGAAAGTAAAAGAATCGGTAGAGTTGTAATTCCTGATTTTGTTTTAGAGAAAAAGAATCACGGACTTCAATTGTTTATCGAATTGCCAGTAGAAGAGAGAGTTAAGCATATTTTAGAGGATTATCAGCCTTGGGATCACGAGGAAGAATGTTTAGAAGCCTTTATAAGAGTTAAAAGAAGAATTCATACGCCAATTGCCAATAAAATTGAAATGGATTTAAAATCAGGAGACTATTCTTCAGCAGTAAGACTTTTACTTGAATATTATTATGACCCTCTATATAATCATTCAGCTGAGCAGTTTCCTGAAGATCAAAAAATCACAATTAAGGTAAATACAACAGATGAAGCAATTGACTATATTCGCAAACTAATTAGTACAAAAAAGCATAGTGACTTGCAGTAAGTTACAGTTTAGTGGAGTTAATTAAAATTTTAGCCATAATATCATTACAGGGAATATTAACTATTACCATTTAGAACTATGCATTGAATGAATTATTTACCTCCTTTAGCACCGTATGAAAAACTAATCTGGAATCATGCTATTGGTACAAGGAGGTGAGAAGGATGGCTTCAAATAATAGTTCAAATAAGCTTAACGTACCCGGCGCACGACAAGCACTTGATCAAATGAAGTACGAAATTGCAAAAGAATTTGGTGTGCAACTTGAAAGAGAATCATCTTCTCGTGCAAACGGTTCTGTAGGCGGAGAAATTACAAAACGTCTAGTTGAAATGGCGCAAAATCAATTAAAAGGTAAACAATAAAATTAAATAAAATAAGGGTAGAGAATTATTCTCTACCCTTTATAATGTTTCATATTCCAACTTAAATACTTTGTGCACTATGATCTCCTAAAATTTCCATATTTCCATTGATAGTTAAAAACTCTCCATTTTTACATACTTCAAACAATTACCAAAAGATAATATCCCAAAATACTATATAATTATAGTAATATGAAAGACTTAGGGGATTAAATGTGAAAAAAAATACACTCAAACTATTTATTGTGGCACTTGTATTATTTGTGCTACTTGCAGC includes these proteins:
- the selD gene encoding selenide, water dikinase SelD gives rise to the protein MTNSNNIKLTSLSSKGGCGCKIGPADLTEVLRNLPPASPNPDLLVGLDTSDDAGVYRLSDDLAIVQTVDFFTPIVDDPYSFGQVAAANAISDIYAMGGKPLTALNIVAFPIATLDKQILTDILRGAGDKLKEAGVTLVGGHSIDDKEPKFGLAVTGTIHPDKIRTNAGAKPGDKLILTKPIGVGILTTSIKRDFLTEKEIAQLTKVMTTLNKTASETADSYDVHACTDVTGFGLLGHASEMAKGSHTGLRIYSSQVPVLPRVREIAEKGAIPGGTKNNYNHLKGDVTFPETMDQIDQWILCDAVTSGGLLISVAGEEANSLLSDLQKAGVEAAIIGEVTEENSGHIFVV
- a CDS encoding alpha/beta-type small acid-soluble spore protein, coding for MASNNSSNKLNVPGARQALDQMKYEIAKEFGVQLERESSSRANGSVGGEITKRLVEMAQNQLKGKQ
- the mnmH gene encoding tRNA 2-selenouridine(34) synthase MnmH, giving the protein MFQDISIEELLSLKDKNKLTLIDVRSPSEYKDATIPGSMNIPFFNDEERAEVGTIYKQVSVDAAKERGLEIASAKLPRFVKQFAELEGKKAVFCWRGGMRSRTTATVLSLMGIKVFRLEGGYRTYRNWVVNQLESLELKPKAYVLNGYTGTGKTIILHHLNDEGYPTLDLEGMANHRGSVFGQIGLEPSNQKRFDALLYENIKRVQKSPFVFLEGESKRIGRVVIPDFVLEKKNHGLQLFIELPVEERVKHILEDYQPWDHEEECLEAFIRVKRRIHTPIANKIEMDLKSGDYSSAVRLLLEYYYDPLYNHSAEQFPEDQKITIKVNTTDEAIDYIRKLISTKKHSDLQ
- a CDS encoding permease, whose translation is MSDFKTTLHPERSTKRKTFWFIALFLLIAAAGLLYVKWLPYYQKGIVAADTHSIGSSILGDLSNITFSWESAWDYAKVYFLSVWKAAVLGILLGSLIQVLLPTQWLLKMLGKTTFGSTAIAGLAAIPGMMCTCCAAPLVVGLRKKNVSVGAALAFWIGNPIINPATLVFMTFVLSWKFTLIRLVFGLILTFGVSYLANRFVKNDTSFDIDQIIKDEESTGNFLSRWLKTIGSMLLYIVPTYILSVLLLGAARVWLFPQLGETTATGLVGIIIFAIVGMLFVIPTAAEIPIIQTFMSLGLGGGPAAALLITLPAISLPSLLLVAKSFPKKVLFFVISSVVLLGIVSGLVGMLFL